In one Planctomycetia bacterium genomic region, the following are encoded:
- a CDS encoding YggU family protein gives MNAFLTQHADGVVLSIRAKPGARHAGIQGVHGTQLKVSLHAPPEKGKANEELLELLSKCLQVKANCLSLLSGQTSQNKKVLIRGIDLVKLEHRLQAAVVKH, from the coding sequence GTGAATGCGTTTCTAACCCAACATGCTGATGGTGTGGTGTTATCAATTCGGGCCAAACCTGGCGCCAGGCATGCAGGCATTCAAGGCGTGCATGGGACACAACTCAAAGTCTCACTGCATGCACCACCGGAGAAGGGTAAAGCGAATGAGGAACTGTTGGAACTGTTGAGTAAGTGTCTTCAAGTGAAGGCAAATTGTCTGTCTCTTTTGAGTGGACAAACAAGTCAGAACAAGAAAGTGTTGATACGCGGTATAGATCTGGTTAAACTGGAACATCGACTGCAAGCCGCCGTAGTGAAGCACTAA
- a CDS encoding YggS family pyridoxal phosphate-dependent enzyme, which yields MSESDNVLQRLQENAAVIEERIQQACLRARRPRHAVTVIPVTKYVDTAVIRKMQQLGFHAFGESRPQSLWEKAAAVPKASWHLIGHMQRNKVERTLPLVTLIHSVDSQRLLLAIEEEARKINRVQEVLLELHMTDEETKTGIAEKEWPSIPDWLAELHHVKVTGLMGMSALQSDDAHARKVFAKLRHQAETMQLPSPHELKHLSMGMTQDFEEAIQEGATLVRIGSAYFEGMPER from the coding sequence ATGAGCGAGTCGGACAACGTCTTGCAACGATTGCAGGAGAATGCAGCAGTTATTGAGGAACGTATCCAGCAGGCTTGTCTGCGAGCCAGGCGGCCAAGGCATGCAGTAACCGTGATTCCGGTGACGAAATATGTGGATACCGCAGTTATTCGCAAAATGCAGCAACTGGGGTTCCATGCGTTTGGCGAAAGCAGGCCGCAATCGTTGTGGGAGAAGGCTGCTGCTGTTCCGAAAGCATCCTGGCACCTCATCGGGCATATGCAGCGGAACAAAGTGGAGCGCACGCTTCCGCTGGTTACGCTGATTCATTCCGTAGACAGCCAGCGTTTGCTGCTGGCGATTGAAGAAGAAGCCAGGAAGATCAACCGTGTGCAGGAAGTGCTGCTGGAACTGCACATGACCGATGAAGAAACGAAGACGGGCATAGCTGAGAAAGAGTGGCCGAGCATTCCAGACTGGCTGGCTGAGTTGCACCATGTCAAAGTCACCGGGCTTATGGGCATGTCGGCGTTGCAGTCTGATGATGCTCATGCACGTAAAGTTTTCGCCAAGTTGCGCCATCAGGCGGAAACGATGCAGTTGCCTTCGCCACATGAATTGAAGCACCTCTCGATGGGCATGACGCAGGATTTTGAAGAAGCGATTCAGGAAGGGGCAACGCTGGTACGGATCGGTTCAGCCTACTTCGAAGGGATGCCTGAAAGGTGA
- a CDS encoding DUF1015 domain-containing protein has translation MAMIEPFRGIRYNLGHVGTLSNVVAPPYDVIDSSLQNTLYDKHQHNIIRIELNRTEQSDTENDKYLRAGKLWKHWQLENVLLTEGQPAIYALHQHYTVEGVPYVRKGFFARVQLERFGEGKIYPHEQTLSGPKEDRYRLMQATHANLSPVFGLYPDPDQNVQNRIDRVVERTLPMEATDHLGVTSQLWPVQDALAIRDIAGWMHDKPIFIADGHHRYETAIRYRDELIKKQGPLPAEHPANFILMALVGMSDPGLLILPTHRLVQGIQGLRSQQLKTLLEPEFTVDIIGQGESAALETWERMQMDGSQDVLGFGTQADNTWLLAHFQSDELMAQLTPRQSDAWRSLAVSRLHEVVLNHLLQDQGKPVCQYVHLLSEVQQAQRAGSLDLACLVPPATMQHVTDIAGQLEKMPPKSTYFYPKLLTGLVFHSLK, from the coding sequence ATGGCCATGATAGAACCTTTTCGCGGGATTCGCTATAACCTGGGACACGTCGGCACACTCAGTAACGTGGTGGCACCGCCGTATGATGTGATTGATTCATCACTGCAGAATACACTGTACGACAAGCATCAGCATAACATCATCCGCATCGAACTGAACCGCACCGAACAGAGCGATACTGAAAACGACAAATATCTGCGGGCAGGCAAGCTCTGGAAACACTGGCAGCTCGAAAACGTGCTCCTTACCGAAGGCCAGCCTGCCATCTATGCTTTGCATCAGCATTACACGGTCGAAGGTGTGCCTTACGTTCGCAAAGGGTTTTTCGCACGCGTACAGTTGGAGCGATTCGGCGAAGGGAAAATCTATCCACACGAACAGACACTCTCCGGTCCCAAGGAAGACCGTTACCGCCTGATGCAGGCAACTCATGCCAACCTCAGTCCGGTGTTTGGATTGTACCCCGATCCTGATCAAAATGTGCAGAACCGAATTGACCGCGTGGTGGAACGAACCCTGCCGATGGAGGCGACAGATCACCTTGGCGTCACCAGCCAACTCTGGCCTGTGCAGGATGCTCTGGCTATTCGCGACATCGCCGGCTGGATGCACGATAAGCCGATCTTCATTGCCGATGGCCACCATCGCTATGAAACTGCTATTCGTTATCGTGATGAGCTGATCAAAAAGCAGGGACCGTTGCCTGCGGAACATCCTGCGAATTTCATCCTGATGGCACTGGTGGGTATGAGTGATCCGGGATTGCTCATACTGCCAACGCATCGCCTGGTGCAGGGCATTCAGGGCCTGCGATCTCAACAGTTGAAAACGCTTTTGGAACCAGAATTCACAGTCGACATCATCGGCCAGGGTGAATCGGCCGCTCTGGAAACCTGGGAACGGATGCAGATGGATGGTTCACAAGATGTGCTCGGTTTTGGCACCCAGGCAGATAACACCTGGCTCCTGGCCCATTTCCAGTCAGATGAGTTGATGGCTCAGCTCACACCAAGACAAAGCGATGCCTGGCGTAGCCTCGCTGTCAGCCGGTTGCATGAAGTGGTGCTCAATCATCTGCTGCAGGATCAAGGCAAACCCGTATGCCAGTATGTGCATCTTCTGAGCGAAGTGCAGCAGGCTCAGCGTGCCGGTTCGCTCGATCTGGCCTGCCTGGTGCCACCAGCTACCATGCAGCATGTAACCGATATCGCTGGCCAACTCGAGAAGATGCCTCCCAAATCCACCTATTTCTATCCTAAACTACTTACAGGTCTGGTGTTTCATTCACTGAAGTAG
- a CDS encoding DUF255 domain-containing protein encodes MMLSKPRFSMLLAGLLACLMPVSLLAGPHPFFDDLGFIRWRSTWPQAQQEALQSGKPLFIHMTRTDCKDTPFYCQEALRDPDIVRMLDRYFVCYAADYTRLPPDLDQLVKAKGYTQDKTPMQVILTPRREVIDWRVHRQPKAEMLAWLKKCLEDKRLAMTPASIKEAERLGQILQAALTSKDAKRIASTWTALLKLQGYGAQKRHAIDMMDNAESPAREKMRDAARLVRENLYPQALLALEEARQLAEGLPVADDVHQSLHCLKLIESALEWERQPPSSKQQQTLKIQWQQVMTRFPDNFLTTVAFQKWKAIKPAR; translated from the coding sequence GTGATGCTCAGTAAGCCACGCTTTTCTATGCTGTTGGCTGGCTTACTCGCTTGCCTGATGCCAGTTTCGTTACTTGCTGGCCCTCATCCGTTCTTTGATGACCTCGGTTTCATTCGCTGGCGATCAACCTGGCCGCAGGCTCAGCAGGAAGCTCTTCAGTCCGGTAAGCCTCTCTTCATTCACATGACACGTACCGACTGCAAGGATACTCCCTTCTATTGCCAGGAAGCTCTGCGCGACCCCGATATTGTCCGCATGCTCGACCGTTACTTCGTCTGCTACGCTGCTGACTACACCAGGCTGCCACCTGATCTGGACCAGTTGGTCAAAGCAAAAGGGTATACTCAGGATAAGACACCTATGCAAGTGATCCTGACGCCCAGGCGTGAAGTCATCGATTGGCGCGTGCACAGGCAGCCCAAAGCGGAAATGCTGGCCTGGCTGAAGAAATGTCTCGAAGATAAACGACTTGCCATGACGCCTGCATCCATCAAGGAAGCAGAACGCCTGGGGCAGATACTGCAGGCAGCACTCACCAGTAAAGATGCAAAACGTATTGCCTCGACATGGACAGCCTTACTCAAGCTGCAAGGATATGGTGCGCAGAAACGCCATGCGATCGACATGATGGATAATGCTGAATCGCCTGCTCGTGAAAAAATGCGCGATGCAGCCCGCCTGGTCCGTGAAAACCTCTATCCACAGGCGCTGCTGGCTCTAGAAGAAGCCAGACAACTGGCCGAGGGGCTGCCCGTGGCAGATGACGTTCATCAATCGCTGCACTGCCTGAAGTTAATTGAATCAGCACTCGAATGGGAACGTCAACCCCCGTCATCCAAACAGCAGCAGACCCTCAAAATACAATGGCAACAAGTGATGACCCGCTTTCCCGATAATTTCCTGACCACCGTAGCTTTTCAGAAGTGGAAAGCCATCAAGCCTGCTCGATAG
- a CDS encoding UDPGP type 1 family protein, producing MPLSDELKQRLQQSGQGHIVHRLARLSAKKQQKLIHQLQQLDLANIAELFQLSKRQADHHDFHRCRVPDIVRMPETDEEIRAWSKAGEVGARAIRQGQLAVIMVAGGQGTRLGHDGPKGTYPIGPVTQRSLFQIHAEKVLALGRRHQVDIPFLIMTSEENDQTTREFFAQHHHFGLKSEQVTFFVQGMLPALDASTGEMLLSAKDELALSPNGHGGVIEALDAAGLLNQLQSQGIRHCYYFQVDNPLVQIGEEQFLGMHLNAQADMSLKVVAKLNAQERMGNLVELDGKYRIVEYTELPAELAEQTDESGQLRFWAGSPAIHLFDLSFLQRLAHGDITLPYHLARKSVPYVDEQGTPQKPSSPNAVKYERFIFDALPLANRVLAVETTRAFEFEPLKNAEGDNSPFTVKQALSDRYQSWLCACGIELKIDHWHELSPLVILDMNDLERYTPETIIKWRSAPRLKNI from the coding sequence ATGCCTCTCTCCGATGAACTCAAGCAAAGGCTACAGCAGTCTGGCCAGGGACACATCGTCCACAGGCTCGCGCGTTTGTCGGCGAAGAAACAGCAAAAGCTGATCCATCAATTGCAGCAGTTGGATTTGGCCAACATTGCCGAACTGTTTCAACTTTCCAAACGGCAAGCCGATCATCACGATTTTCATCGTTGCCGTGTGCCAGACATCGTACGTATGCCGGAAACCGATGAAGAAATCCGAGCATGGAGCAAGGCAGGTGAAGTAGGCGCCCGCGCCATTCGTCAGGGACAACTCGCTGTCATCATGGTCGCAGGCGGGCAGGGCACTCGCCTGGGGCACGATGGCCCCAAGGGCACGTATCCCATTGGCCCGGTCACCCAGCGCAGCCTGTTTCAGATTCATGCTGAGAAAGTTCTTGCCCTTGGCCGCAGACACCAGGTCGATATCCCCTTCCTCATCATGACGAGCGAAGAAAACGACCAGACCACCAGGGAGTTCTTTGCACAACATCATCACTTTGGTTTGAAGTCGGAGCAAGTGACCTTCTTCGTGCAGGGCATGTTGCCTGCTCTCGATGCATCGACCGGTGAAATGCTCTTGAGTGCCAAAGATGAGTTAGCCCTCAGTCCCAACGGGCACGGCGGAGTCATCGAAGCGCTCGATGCCGCAGGCTTACTGAACCAGTTGCAGTCGCAAGGCATTAGGCATTGTTATTACTTTCAGGTCGATAACCCGCTGGTGCAGATTGGCGAAGAACAATTCCTGGGCATGCATCTGAACGCACAGGCCGACATGTCTCTGAAAGTGGTCGCCAAGCTCAACGCCCAGGAACGCATGGGCAACCTTGTTGAACTCGATGGCAAATACCGCATCGTTGAGTACACCGAACTGCCTGCGGAACTCGCTGAGCAAACGGATGAGTCAGGCCAACTCCGTTTCTGGGCAGGCAGCCCGGCTATTCACCTGTTTGACCTGTCATTTCTCCAGCGATTGGCCCACGGTGACATCACGTTGCCTTACCACCTGGCACGCAAGAGTGTTCCTTATGTGGATGAGCAAGGCACACCGCAAAAGCCATCATCGCCCAATGCCGTGAAATACGAACGCTTCATTTTCGATGCACTCCCCCTCGCCAACCGCGTGCTGGCGGTGGAAACAACGAGAGCGTTTGAATTTGAGCCACTCAAAAATGCCGAAGGCGACAACTCGCCCTTCACTGTAAAGCAAGCACTGTCTGATAGATATCAATCCTGGCTGTGCGCATGCGGCATCGAATTGAAAATCGATCATTGGCACGAACTGTCGCCACTGGTGATTCTGGATATGAACGACCTGGAACGCTACACGCCGGAAACCATCATTAAATGGCGAAGCGCCCCGCGCCTCAAAAACATTTAG